Genomic segment of Helicobacter sp. 12S02232-10:
GGAAGTAAAACAAGATTAGGGAGTTGTTCTTATCAAAATAATCTGAGTTTTTCACTTTTATTGGTTTTTGCTTCTGAGAGATTGATTGATTATGTAATCATTCACGAATTGTCTCATATTGTACATAAGAATCATTCGAAAAATTTTTGGAGTTTGGTGGAAAAGTTTTGCCCACAACATAAAGAAAAAAGGCGCGAACTTCATAAGAATATAAAATTTTATATTCCAATGTTAGAAAAAATTCTATCTTCGCCCCTCATTTGAATCAGAATTTTTTGGAAGAAAAAAATTCTTATTTTCAATTTTAGGGTAGAGAAGTTGTTGTTTGAAAATTCTGTAATTATCACAACCTAATTGCAATCCATTGTCGCAAACATAAGCAAATAGATCTAAAGCCCTTTGAGAGTCTTGCGTTACGCCAAGACCTCTTTGGTACAAGACTCCCAGATTATTACAACTTCCAAGCATTCCTCCATCGCAAGCGATTTGAAAATATTTTGCAGCATAAAAAAAGCTTACAGGGGCACCTGATTTTCCATTGGCATACATCCAGCCAAGATTTGCACAGCCTGAGATATCCCCAGCATTACAAGCTAAATAATTTAAATCTACAAGACCAAGTTTTGCTCTATCTGCTCCATAGACATTATTTGTGTTTGACATCAACCCAAGATTGTAACAAGCCATATCGCTTCCTGCTTCACAAGCGAATTTATAGTATTGCAAGGCTTTAAAATAATCTTTTTGAACGCCTTCGCCATTGGCATACATCCAAGCTAAATTATTACACGCCAAAACATCTCCACCTTGACAACCCGTCATATAAAGCTCAGCTGCTTTTTCTTTGTTATTGAGGTCGGCTTTTTTCTGATAATCATAGATCATTGCTAAGTTTGAACAAGCCGTTGCATCTCCCCCACTACATCCCATTTCATAATAACGTGTGGCTTTTTGAATGTCGGTTTGAATACCTACGCCATTCATATACATTGTCCCAACAGCAAAGCAACCGGCAGGATTACCCTGATCGCAAGACTGTGAAAATAATTTAAATGCAGTTTTATAATCTCCTTCTTTGGCAGTCTTAATACCTGCTTCTAGTATGCCTTCAACGACATCTGGAGGGGTAAGATGATCTGTTATAGGGGTTGGTTTTTGAGTTATGGGTGTATCAGGTTCAGGATTAGGAGCCAAAATAGGGGGTGGGGTTTGATTTTCTTGAGAAGAAGGCTTTGATTGTTCGGAATTTTGAGGTTTTTGATCCGTATTTTGATTTTCGCTTTGAGAAACAGGAGACTCAGATTCTTGAGCGTCAGCCGCATAAATGATATTTACCCCTATAAGTAGGGCAATCAAAAGACAGTTTTTAATCCTACGCATTATTTTTTGGACTCCTGTATTTTTGAACTAAAGATTTTTAGAAATCAAACTAGCAAAAATCATACCAAGTTAATGCAACGCATCGTTTAATTCTATTTTTCTGGCACTTCTAAAGGCAATCATTTTTCCACTTGTACTTTCTTGTCTGAAATGTACTCCATTTTTTCCGGAAAGTTCTTTGCCTTTATAAAGATTATTAGGATGGATTGAAAAATCTGGATTGATTTGAGCTATTTTTTTGGCTTCGGTTTCACTGATTTCAAAAATTGTTCCTGCTAGCACCGCGATTCCCCCATCGACAATACAACCATCCCCAAGACTGATTCCTGTGGAACTATTCACACCTAAAAGACAATTTTTTCCAATACTGATAGGCGCGGAATTTCCCCCGCTAAGAACGCCAAGAATGCTCGCGCCACCGCCAATATCCGTGCCTTCTCCAATAATGACAGAAGAAGAAATTCTACCCTCATTCATACAAGCACCAAGTGCGCCGGCATTAAAATTTACATAGCTTGCTCCAGGCATTTGAGTGTAGCCTCCTGTACCAAGATAGGCTCCAAATCTAGTTTTAGCCGTATCTAAAATTCTTATGTTGTCATATTGAGGGATTACTTGCATCAAATAGCGTGGGAATTTATCGACAAAATCAATGTGGGGGTAGATTCCTCGCATTTTTAAAGCAATTTCATTTTCTCTAAGCCACTCCAATTCATAGGGTTTATTCCCGCTCCAAGCGACATTTTGTAAAAGTCCAAAAATCCCATCTAAAATCAAGCTTCTGAGTTTTGCTTTTCCCAAAGAAAGAGCAAGGAGTTTTAAATAGGCGGTTTCGACACTTTCGCATTTAGTGTCTTTATAAATCACGGCAAAACGAAATAAGAATTCCCCGTTTTTGTCTCTGAGACGATTTTCATCTAATGCTTTTTTGAGTTCAAGAACAACTTGAATATTTTTATGAATCATTTTGTTTTGAATCGCTTCGTTTAAAAATGGTGTATAAAGCTCCAAAGATTTATAAATGAAATCTTCATCAATCCCATAGACGCATTCATTTTCATTGGAAATAATTTGTGCAGACGGGGTAATAGCATTCATAAACACAGCATATGAACCTAGATTTTCGTTT
This window contains:
- a CDS encoding SEL1-like repeat protein; translation: MRRIKNCLLIALLIGVNIIYAADAQESESPVSQSENQNTDQKPQNSEQSKPSSQENQTPPPILAPNPEPDTPITQKPTPITDHLTPPDVVEGILEAGIKTAKEGDYKTAFKLFSQSCDQGNPAGCFAVGTMYMNGVGIQTDIQKATRYYEMGCSGGDATACSNLAMIYDYQKKADLNNKEKAAELYMTGCQGGDVLACNNLAWMYANGEGVQKDYFKALQYYKFACEAGSDMACYNLGLMSNTNNVYGADRAKLGLVDLNYLACNAGDISGCANLGWMYANGKSGAPVSFFYAAKYFQIACDGGMLGSCNNLGVLYQRGLGVTQDSQRALDLFAYVCDNGLQLGCDNYRIFKQQLLYPKIENKNFFLPKNSDSNEGRR
- a CDS encoding 2,3,4,5-tetrahydropyridine-2,6-carboxylate N-succinyltransferase, with amino-acid sequence MTDKFKTFVDNYQKSSAYKTPLGFGIAKVDIGEKSKKTLCATYPILNWTNENLGSYAVFMNAITPSAQIISNENECVYGIDEDFIYKSLELYTPFLNEAIQNKMIHKNIQVVLELKKALDENRLRDKNGEFLFRFAVIYKDTKCESVETAYLKLLALSLGKAKLRSLILDGIFGLLQNVAWSGNKPYELEWLRENEIALKMRGIYPHIDFVDKFPRYLMQVIPQYDNIRILDTAKTRFGAYLGTGGYTQMPGASYVNFNAGALGACMNEGRISSSVIIGEGTDIGGGASILGVLSGGNSAPISIGKNCLLGVNSSTGISLGDGCIVDGGIAVLAGTIFEISETEAKKIAQINPDFSIHPNNLYKGKELSGKNGVHFRQESTSGKMIAFRSARKIELNDALH